The Glutamicibacter mishrai DNA window ACAACAACCGTGAGTGCTCCGGTAACCATGACAGGTCGATACCCAAATCGAGCGGCAGCATGTCCGGCGATGAACGAGCAGACCGTACCGATAACGACGATAAGACTCAATGGAAGCGTCATTAGTGCCGGGACAGATGCTAGCGACATTCCAACCAATCCAGTCAAGGTTAGGTCGATGCTGACGATCATGTAATAGCAGGCCTGGGCGGCAATAAGTTGAGCCAGGAGGATTCGAAATCGGGGTGGTGATTTGATCATGTTCCAACGATTTCACTGGGCAAAAAAGTACGACAGTGGCAGGATTGTCACTATGCAAAAGAATTCTGCCAATTCGATTCAAGGCGTTACTGCCCAAAGCGGTGGACCGAAACCGATCAAAGTTGCGGTCTTGGCGTTGCCCGAAGTTCTAGCTTTGGATTTTGGCATTCCTATTCAAGTGCTCGGGAGAAACACCTCCGGCTTTTACGAGGTAGCAACCTGTGCGGAGGACAGCCAACCGGTACCCGCGACGGGAGGGTATTCGATAGTTCCAGATCGAGGGCTTGATCTGCTGGCAGAGGTGGATACGGTGATCGTTCCAGGATTCACTCACTCCCGAGATCCGCTTTCGCCTGATGTCCTTGAAGCGTTGATCGCAGCACAGCAACGCGGAGCCCGCATGGTTTCGATATGCACAGGTGCTTTTGCTTTGGCGCAGACGGGAATCTTGAACGGTTTGACGGCGACTACACATTGGGAATCGACTGGTGACCTCGCGCGTCTCTTCCCTCAGATCACTGTGGATGAAAATGTTCTCTTCGTCGATAACGGGCAGGTACTCACTTCCGCGGGCGTTGCTGCCGGAATTGACTTGTGCCTTCACCTGGTTCGAAAGGACTGGGGCGCTGCCCAAGGAAATCTGACCGCGCGATCCATCGTTTCCGCTCCACGGCGTGAAGGTACCCAATCGCAGTTCATTAAGAATCGATCGTTGTTTGGTGCCGTTGAGCATCCGACGGACGTTGCGGTTGCCATGGAATGGGCAATTAAGCACATGCACCAATCAATCACAATTGCGGATATCAGCGCAGCGACCTCGCTTAGCGAAAGAACGCTCGCACGAAGATTTGAGACGCATGCAGGGACAACCCCGATGAAGTGGCTTGCCAGTCAGCGGGTCGAACGTGCCAAGGAACTGCTTGAAACGACAACGGCATCTGTTGAAAGGATTGCCGCATGCACCGGACTGGGGTCAGGTGCTAACTTCCGCACCATCTTCAAACGGTCTACTTCGCTGACACCCAGCCAATATCGACACGCATTCAATTCCGGAGATGAATCGACAACACAGCTCGAAACGGCATGATCCACAGTTCCGGCGCGAAATGGAAAATCAGTAGCTGATTTGATGCCCCGAGCAGAGTCATAATTCGAGGATCGAACCACTGATAGCTAGCGTTGAAGGATGCTCAATCTTGTTCGTGCGACCAACGCCGA harbors:
- a CDS encoding GlxA family transcriptional regulator encodes the protein MQKNSANSIQGVTAQSGGPKPIKVAVLALPEVLALDFGIPIQVLGRNTSGFYEVATCAEDSQPVPATGGYSIVPDRGLDLLAEVDTVIVPGFTHSRDPLSPDVLEALIAAQQRGARMVSICTGAFALAQTGILNGLTATTHWESTGDLARLFPQITVDENVLFVDNGQVLTSAGVAAGIDLCLHLVRKDWGAAQGNLTARSIVSAPRREGTQSQFIKNRSLFGAVEHPTDVAVAMEWAIKHMHQSITIADISAATSLSERTLARRFETHAGTTPMKWLASQRVERAKELLETTTASVERIAACTGLGSGANFRTIFKRSTSLTPSQYRHAFNSGDESTTQLETA